GATCACCAGGATAAGTATTTGTTGAAATAAGTGCAATTTTCATACTTCTTTCTAAACCCCATTTAAATGCTTTAAAGGGTATAAAACCTTGTTTAATTTAAAAAATTAACCTAATTTACTAAGTCAAATCATTTGTTAAAAAGTCTTTAAGTGCATTATGCCAACTCCTAATACCATATTTAAAAGTACTTTGAAACTTAAAATTACTCATTACAGAATATTTTGGCCTTTTAGCTGGTAGCGGATATTCCTCAGTTTTAATTGGAATTAATTTTTTTTCAATCCCTTTAATGTCTAAAATTTCATTTGCAAATTCAAACCAAGAGCAAGAATCAGAGTTATTAAGATGATATATTCCAAATTTATTTTTATTTTGTTTAATTGCTTCATCAACAGCATTTATTACATCTTTAGTATAAGTCGGACACCCAGTTTGATCATTAACAATTTTTAATTCATCTTTTTCAGAAGCAAGTTTAAGAATTGTTTTAACAAAATTTTTCCGATATTTACCATAAAGCCAGGTTATTCTAAAAATATAATATTTACTCATTGCTTCCTGAATCATTCTTTCTCCAATCAGCTTAGTAAAGCCATAATGATTAAGTGGATTTGGTTTATCTTCCTCAATATAAGGTTCATCTTTCAAACCATCAAAAATATAATCTGTACTAAAATGGATTAGTTTAATATTTTGTTTATTACACAATTCAGCTAAATTTTTTACCCCAATAACATTTACAAGATTAGCTTGCTCTCGCTCAGTTTCAGCTAAATCAACATTAGTATATGCTGCTGAATTTATTATTATCTCTGGTTTTATTTCATTTATTTTATCTTCGAGAACTTTTTTAGTTGTAATATCGCATTCTCTACCTACACCAATAATTTCATATTTATCTTTAAATGTTTCACACATCTCTTTCCCCAGCATCCCTTCACAACCAGTAACTAGAATTTTCATAATTAACTTACTTGAAATCAAACTAATAAATCTTTTGAATTTAGAAAGTTTAATAAACAATTTATTTATTTAATCTACCATGAGTCAAAATAAATCCTTATTGGGAGAAATATGGTCTTTTTTAATGGAAAGAAAAGCCTGGTGGTTAATTCCAGTAATAATTCTTTTCCTGATAGTTGGAATATTAATAATATTTAGCCAGAGTAGTGCGGTTTCTCCTTTTATTTATGCTCTTTTCTAATCCTTTTTAAATACTTCAAAAGGTTTATATATCCTTATTTTAGCCATAAATTGAAGCGTCATGATTTTTGAAGAAAATAAGTCGAGCCAAAAATTTGGAGAAAAGATAGGTTATATTCTTGCTTATTTTGTATTTGTTACAATTCTTTTTTTTATATTAAAAATTACAAGTAGATTACCTAATTCAAACGGATATCTTTGGGCAATGTTAATAGTTTTTGTAATAGCTCTTGTAGGATATTTAATTAAAAAATTATTAAAATGAATAATAAAAAATTTATAAAAGGATTAAAGGAAGGTTTCAAGAACTTTGGGAGTGGAGTTTCAATAATTATTAATACTCTATTATTACTTTTAGTTTATTTTTTAGGTGTAGGATTAACTTCAATATTTGCAAAGTTAGTTGGAAAACATTTTTTAGATGTGAAATTAAAAAAAGAAACTTATTGGGTAGATTATAATCTAAAGAAAAAATCCCTTCAGGAGTATTATAAACAATACTGAGGTAAAAATGTATATACTAGGAATAAGTTGTTATTATCATGATGCTTCTGCAGCATTATTAAAAGATGGAAAGATTGTAGCTGCAGCTCAAGAAGAAAGATTTACAAGAAAAAAGCATGATACTTCTTTTCCAATAAAATCTATTGAATATTGTTTAAAGAGTCAAAATATTACTATTAAAGATATTTCTTATGTGGGATTTTACGAAAAGCCATTTTTAAAATTCGAAAGGGTATTATCCCAACATCTTGAAACTTTTCCATTAAGTTTGAAAACTTTTCTAAGTTCAATGCCCTCTTGGATAAATGAGAAACTAAGAGTTGTTAGAGCAATAAAAAAGAAACTAAACTACAAAGGAAATATTTTATTTATAGAACATCATATGTGCCATGCAGCCTCATCATTTTTGATAAGTCCTTTTGAAAAAGCAGCAATACTTACAATAGATGGTGTTGGTGAATGGACTACAACTGCTTATGGTATTGGAGATAAAAATAATATTCACTTAATGAAAGAAATAACTTTCCCAAATTCATTAGGTTTAATATATTCTACAATAACTGCCTATTTAGGATTTAGTGTAAATAATTCTGAATATAAGGTAATGGGATTAAGTCCTTATGGTTTGATGGATAGAAAAAATAATCCTTATTATGAAAAATTAAAACGTGTAGTTGATATCAAAGAAGATGGAAGTTATAGATTAAACATGAAATACTTTGTGTTCCATCATGCAGATAGAATGCCTTCTAAAAAGTTATGCACACTTTTAGGCGGACCAATAAGAACTGCAGAAACAGAATTAACTCAAAGACACAAAGATATTGCAGCCGCATTACAAATGCTTACAGAAGATATTATTACAAAAATGCTAAATCATATTTATAATATAACTAAATGTGAAAATCTTGTTCTTAGTGGTGGTGTTGCATTGAATAGTGTTTATAATGGAAAAATTTTAAGTAAAACTCCTTTCAAAAAAGTCTGGATACAACCCGATCCAGGTGATGGTGGAACAAGTATAGGTGTAGTTTCCTATATTTATCATACTTTATTAGATAAAAAAAGAGA
The Candidatus Woesearchaeota archaeon genome window above contains:
- the rfbD gene encoding dTDP-4-dehydrorhamnose reductase: MKILVTGCEGMLGKEMCETFKDKYEIIGVGRECDITTKKVLEDKINEIKPEIIINSAAYTNVDLAETEREQANLVNVIGVKNLAELCNKQNIKLIHFSTDYIFDGLKDEPYIEEDKPNPLNHYGFTKLIGERMIQEAMSKYYIFRITWLYGKYRKNFVKTILKLASEKDELKIVNDQTGCPTYTKDVINAVDEAIKQNKNKFGIYHLNNSDSCSWFEFANEILDIKGIEKKLIPIKTEEYPLPAKRPKYSVMSNFKFQSTFKYGIRSWHNALKDFLTNDLT
- a CDS encoding carbamoyltransferase — encoded protein: MYILGISCYYHDASAALLKDGKIVAAAQEERFTRKKHDTSFPIKSIEYCLKSQNITIKDISYVGFYEKPFLKFERVLSQHLETFPLSLKTFLSSMPSWINEKLRVVRAIKKKLNYKGNILFIEHHMCHAASSFLISPFEKAAILTIDGVGEWTTTAYGIGDKNNIHLMKEITFPNSLGLIYSTITAYLGFSVNNSEYKVMGLSPYGLMDRKNNPYYEKLKRVVDIKEDGSYRLNMKYFVFHHADRMPSKKLCTLLGGPIRTAETELTQRHKDIAAALQMLTEDIITKMLNHIYNITKCENLVLSGGVALNSVYNGKILSKTPFKKVWIQPDPGDGGTSIGVVSYIYHTLLDKKREYTFKSAFLGPGFSTEEIKNFLDKNKIKYSQFKNDEDLVKTTASLIHKDNVLGWFQGRMEWGPRALGSRSIISNACNPNMKEILNLKVKHREKFRPFAPVVCEDDALKYFECDNPIPEPTDYMLMVYPVRKEYHKKIPSITHVDGSGRLQTIRRHQNQLYYDVIKEYGKLSGIPILINTSFNIRGEPIVCTYYDAYKCMMGTGIDYLVMDKFLIKRDDNLRDAWDSEKYAKD